A single Defluviitalea saccharophila DNA region contains:
- a CDS encoding adenylosuccinate synthase: MPAKVVIGAQWGDEGKAKIIDILAQQADMVVRSQGGNNAGHTVAVNGEVYKFHLVPSGILYPGTVCIVGNGVVVDPKGILEEIDMLTNKGVSVSNLKIDLRAHMVMPYHKALDGIKEEYRGNEDIGTTKKGIGPCYMDKAERSGIRLCDLFYPEVFENKVRENVKIKNAIISKVYESDEVFDADEIIREYKMYGERLKPFLTDTTVLVYEAIKEGKNVLFEGAQGTLLDIDLGTYPYVTSSHPITGGVCVGAGIGPTMIDECIGVMKGYVTRVGKGPFPTELFDETGDQIREVGREFGTTTGRPRRCGWFDAVIGRFAVRTSGLTAIALNKIDVLSNIPKIKICTAYKKGDEILKEFPASLEDLKQCEPIYEELEGWGDISHIRKYEDFPESVKKYIARVEELCGAKVTMVGVGPEREQNIYID, encoded by the coding sequence ATGCCAGCTAAAGTAGTGATCGGCGCTCAATGGGGTGACGAAGGTAAAGCAAAAATTATTGATATATTAGCTCAACAAGCAGATATGGTCGTTCGTTCTCAAGGCGGCAACAATGCAGGACATACCGTGGCAGTGAATGGTGAAGTGTATAAATTTCATCTTGTACCCTCAGGCATACTTTACCCGGGAACGGTTTGTATCGTAGGCAATGGAGTTGTAGTAGATCCCAAAGGGATTTTAGAAGAAATTGATATGTTGACGAATAAAGGGGTTTCTGTCTCCAATTTAAAAATAGATTTAAGGGCACACATGGTCATGCCTTATCATAAAGCCTTAGACGGCATTAAAGAAGAATATAGAGGAAATGAAGATATAGGTACCACCAAAAAAGGCATAGGCCCTTGCTATATGGATAAAGCAGAACGCTCCGGAATTCGTTTATGCGATTTGTTCTATCCGGAAGTTTTTGAAAATAAAGTTCGAGAAAATGTAAAGATTAAAAATGCCATTATATCTAAAGTATATGAAAGCGACGAAGTTTTTGATGCTGATGAAATCATCAGAGAATATAAAATGTACGGCGAAAGACTTAAACCTTTTTTAACCGATACAACAGTACTTGTTTATGAGGCGATTAAAGAAGGCAAAAATGTACTCTTTGAAGGTGCTCAAGGTACTCTTTTAGATATCGATTTAGGAACCTATCCATATGTTACCTCCTCTCATCCGATTACTGGAGGAGTTTGTGTCGGAGCAGGTATAGGACCTACCATGATTGACGAATGTATCGGCGTTATGAAGGGCTATGTAACAAGAGTCGGAAAAGGACCTTTCCCAACAGAGCTTTTTGACGAAACAGGAGATCAAATAAGAGAAGTAGGAAGAGAATTCGGTACCACCACAGGAAGACCAAGACGCTGTGGATGGTTTGATGCGGTGATTGGAAGATTCGCCGTAAGAACCAGCGGACTTACAGCCATTGCTTTAAATAAAATAGATGTATTATCCAATATTCCAAAGATTAAAATTTGTACTGCTTACAAAAAAGGAGACGAAATTCTAAAAGAGTTTCCGGCAAGTTTAGAAGACTTAAAACAATGTGAACCAATCTACGAAGAATTGGAAGGCTGGGGAGACATCAGCCATATAAGAAAATATGAGGATTTTCCGGAATCTGTTAAAAAATACATTGCCAGAGTCGAAGAACTTTGTGGCGCAAAGGTTACTATGGTAGGGGTAGGACCAGAAAGAGAACAAAATATATATATAGACTAA
- the trpE gene encoding anthranilate synthase component I, whose amino-acid sequence MMELKLYLKSLEGDTKTPITLFRNYVGKEKGFLLESRDEGKGRYSFIAKNPFGELQGKGKEIIIKEGCKVIKKQGNIMDAVREYMSQFTIKNHSSIPFIGGGVGTVGYDIVREFEKLPNPNKDTIQVPDVHLMFAREMIAYDHYHQQIFIMVLEEDTQDGEKRAENIMKHMEEAIKKDESLEPSGDFVPSFRNLTSNMTKEEYMQKVERAKAYIREGDIFQVVLSKRWTLETDEDAFNLYRKLRRVNPSPYLFYLKFGDYQVAGSSPEMLVELRKDKVYTCPIAGTRKRGKDEQEDKNLAEDLLSDEKECAEHVMLVDLARNDMGRIAEIDTVKVTEFMKVHYYSHVMHLVSLVEGIKKKDEDAFSILQSFLPAGTLSGAPKIRAMEIIDELEEEKRGIYGGAVGYFGFDGDMDMCIAIRTMVIKDGKVYMQAGAGIVADSNPEKENEECENKVKALLTAVE is encoded by the coding sequence ATGATGGAATTAAAGCTGTATTTAAAAAGTTTAGAAGGAGATACCAAAACCCCCATTACTTTATTTAGAAACTATGTAGGCAAAGAAAAAGGATTTTTGCTGGAAAGCAGAGACGAAGGCAAGGGAAGATATTCCTTTATTGCAAAAAATCCCTTTGGAGAACTACAAGGAAAAGGCAAAGAAATCATCATCAAAGAAGGGTGCAAAGTCATCAAAAAGCAAGGCAATATCATGGATGCCGTAAGAGAATATATGTCACAATTCACCATAAAAAATCATAGTTCCATCCCTTTTATAGGGGGAGGGGTGGGAACTGTAGGCTACGATATTGTAAGAGAGTTTGAAAAACTTCCGAACCCTAATAAAGACACCATTCAAGTTCCAGATGTGCATCTGATGTTTGCCAGGGAAATGATTGCCTATGACCATTATCACCAACAAATTTTTATCATGGTCTTAGAAGAAGATACCCAAGACGGTGAAAAAAGAGCAGAAAACATAATGAAACATATGGAAGAGGCTATAAAAAAAGATGAATCCCTAGAACCAAGCGGAGACTTTGTCCCTTCCTTTAGAAACTTAACCAGCAATATGACAAAAGAAGAATACATGCAAAAAGTCGAAAGGGCGAAAGCGTATATCCGGGAAGGAGATATTTTTCAAGTGGTTCTCTCCAAAAGATGGACTTTAGAAACGGATGAAGATGCGTTTAATCTCTATAGAAAACTTAGACGGGTAAATCCCTCGCCCTATCTTTTTTATTTAAAATTTGGAGACTATCAGGTGGCAGGCAGTTCTCCAGAAATGTTAGTAGAGCTTAGAAAAGATAAGGTGTATACCTGCCCTATTGCCGGTACGAGAAAACGGGGGAAAGATGAGCAAGAAGATAAGAACTTGGCAGAGGACCTTTTAAGCGATGAAAAAGAGTGTGCAGAGCATGTGATGCTGGTAGATCTCGCCAGAAACGATATGGGAAGGATTGCTGAGATAGACACCGTAAAAGTAACAGAATTTATGAAGGTTCATTATTATTCCCATGTTATGCATCTCGTATCTCTGGTAGAGGGGATTAAGAAAAAAGATGAAGATGCTTTTTCAATCCTTCAGTCTTTTCTTCCGGCGGGAACCCTATCTGGAGCACCTAAAATTCGTGCCATGGAAATCATAGACGAACTGGAAGAAGAAAAGCGGGGGATTTATGGAGGAGCAGTTGGCTACTTTGGTTTTGACGGAGACATGGATATGTGCATTGCTATCCGCACGATGGTGATAAAAGACGGAAAAGTATATATGCAGGCAGGGGCAGGGATTGTGGCAGACTCAAATCCCGAGAAAGAAAATGAAGAATGTGAAAACAAAGTAAAAGCACTGCTTACGGCAGTGGAATAG
- a CDS encoding glycosyl hydrolase family 18 protein, which translates to MARRKKRKQGLKVLFGIIGILFIGFMVKTYMPNFKVVPAYKMFSGFGQEQAGVVLGKDIIVMEYGPQVIEGEIFLPFDFAKQYIDPYLFWDEGTQKLTITTQNKVIRMQTDDLTYYVNQEPLTLNMPLRKFGDVAYIPFSFLKNLFNIEARYNEENNVVIMDYTTDSKTIGEVLKKNIPIRYEDSIKSPILKKLSQGDQVRIFGEDDKWLFIRSEDGVIGYVDKKHIGNIEEIKGEPAKEEETKPSWKPVSGKINLVWDQVFKVESSEVPSKFEPVKGLDVLSPSWFEIENEKGDLKNIASEKYVNWAHSKGYQVWAMITNPFSDPDLTHKVLKDTDSRENIIKQLLAFSALYDLDGINIDFESLKQETGEYYVQFIRELTPLLKEQGLVVSVDMYVPSGWTRHYNRAEVGKVVDYIMVMTYDEHWSSSPESGSVASIGWVEQGIKNTLEEVPAEKVLLGLPYYTRLWEEEEVSGGIQVSSKAYGMSKGETILKEQKVEPVWLDEAGQYYGEFKEDNKTYKIWLEEEKSIEEKVKLVDKYNLAGVAGWKRGLEKKEIWELLYKYLKE; encoded by the coding sequence ATGGCGAGAAGGAAAAAAAGAAAGCAAGGCTTAAAAGTTTTATTCGGGATTATAGGGATTCTTTTTATAGGATTTATGGTTAAAACATATATGCCAAACTTTAAAGTGGTTCCTGCTTATAAAATGTTTTCCGGTTTTGGACAGGAACAGGCAGGGGTTGTCCTTGGAAAAGATATTATTGTGATGGAATACGGACCTCAAGTTATTGAGGGAGAAATTTTTCTTCCCTTTGATTTTGCAAAACAGTATATAGATCCTTATTTGTTTTGGGATGAAGGAACTCAAAAATTAACGATTACAACACAGAACAAGGTCATCCGAATGCAAACCGATGATTTAACCTATTACGTTAATCAAGAGCCTTTAACGCTCAATATGCCCCTTAGAAAATTTGGAGATGTGGCGTATATTCCATTTTCATTCTTAAAGAATTTATTTAATATAGAAGCCCGTTATAATGAAGAGAATAATGTCGTGATTATGGATTACACTACAGATTCTAAGACCATTGGAGAAGTACTAAAAAAGAATATCCCTATTCGATATGAAGACAGTATTAAAAGTCCGATTTTAAAGAAATTGAGCCAAGGGGATCAGGTTAGAATTTTTGGAGAAGATGACAAGTGGCTCTTTATTAGAAGCGAAGACGGAGTTATCGGATATGTGGATAAAAAGCATATAGGAAATATTGAAGAAATTAAGGGTGAGCCTGCAAAGGAAGAAGAAACAAAGCCTTCCTGGAAACCTGTAAGCGGAAAAATTAATTTGGTATGGGATCAAGTTTTTAAGGTGGAAAGCAGCGAAGTCCCTTCAAAATTCGAACCTGTTAAGGGATTGGATGTTCTCTCCCCCAGCTGGTTTGAAATAGAAAATGAAAAAGGGGATTTAAAAAACATAGCCAGTGAAAAATATGTTAACTGGGCCCACAGCAAAGGGTATCAAGTATGGGCTATGATTACCAATCCTTTTAGTGATCCGGATTTAACCCATAAAGTATTAAAGGATACCGACAGCAGAGAAAATATTATAAAACAGCTTTTGGCATTTTCTGCATTATATGATTTAGATGGCATCAATATTGACTTTGAAAGCTTAAAGCAAGAAACAGGGGAATATTATGTACAGTTTATCAGGGAATTAACGCCCCTTTTAAAGGAGCAGGGCCTGGTTGTATCCGTGGATATGTATGTTCCTTCAGGATGGACGAGACATTATAACCGTGCTGAAGTCGGAAAAGTTGTAGACTATATCATGGTAATGACTTATGATGAGCACTGGAGTTCATCCCCAGAGAGCGGTTCAGTTGCTTCCATTGGCTGGGTTGAACAGGGGATTAAAAACACCCTGGAGGAAGTACCGGCAGAAAAAGTATTGCTTGGGCTCCCATACTACACAAGATTATGGGAGGAAGAAGAAGTAAGCGGAGGGATACAAGTCTCCTCTAAGGCCTATGGAATGAGCAAGGGAGAAACTATCTTAAAAGAACAAAAGGTAGAACCTGTGTGGCTCGATGAAGCAGGACAATATTACGGAGAATTCAAAGAAGACAATAAGACTTATAAAATCTGGCTTGAAGAAGAGAAATCCATTGAAGAAAAGGTTAAATTAGTAGACAAATACAATTTGGCAGGGGTTGCAGGCTGGAAGAGAGGATTAGAAAAGAAAGAGATATGGGAGCTATTATATAAATATCTTAAGGAGTAA
- the trpC gene encoding indole-3-glycerol phosphate synthase TrpC, translating to MILDNIIEQKKETLKELKKTISISFLEDNIKHTKIPPSFYKAMAKPGLSIIGEVKKASPSKGIIKEDFNPIEIAKEYENCVDAVSVLTEEKFFLGSAKFLKKIHKEISLPLLRKDFIIDPIQIYEARALGASCVLLIAAILDDSQLREFINLSHSLYMDALIEVHDQHELERVLKTNGEIIGINNRNLKDFTIDIQTTINLRKEIPKDKIVISESGIFSKEEIFKLKKSDIHGILVGESFMKSENIKEKAEEFRRAYDS from the coding sequence ATGATACTGGATAACATTATCGAACAGAAGAAAGAGACCTTAAAAGAGTTAAAGAAAACCATTAGCATATCTTTTCTTGAGGATAACATAAAACATACCAAAATCCCGCCCTCTTTTTATAAAGCAATGGCTAAGCCTGGACTGTCTATTATAGGGGAGGTTAAAAAGGCTTCTCCTTCAAAAGGCATCATAAAGGAAGACTTTAACCCCATAGAAATCGCTAAGGAATATGAGAATTGTGTGGATGCGGTTTCTGTATTAACGGAAGAAAAATTCTTTTTAGGGAGTGCTAAATTTCTGAAAAAAATTCATAAAGAAATAAGCTTACCCCTGCTTAGAAAAGATTTCATCATAGATCCCATTCAAATCTATGAAGCAAGGGCATTAGGGGCTAGCTGTGTTCTTCTTATTGCAGCCATTTTAGATGACAGTCAGCTGAGAGAATTTATCAATCTGAGCCATTCTCTTTATATGGATGCCTTAATTGAAGTTCATGATCAACATGAACTGGAAAGAGTTTTAAAAACCAATGGAGAGATTATAGGCATCAATAATAGAAATCTAAAAGATTTTACGATAGATATTCAAACAACCATAAACCTTAGAAAAGAAATACCAAAGGATAAGATTGTGATTAGTGAAAGCGGTATTTTTTCTAAAGAAGAAATCTTTAAGCTCAAAAAATCCGATATTCACGGCATTCTGGTGGGAGAAAGCTTTATGAAATCAGAAAATATCAAAGAAAAAGCAGAGGAGTTTAGAAGAGCCTATGATTCCTAA
- a CDS encoding aldo/keto reductase, producing MMNINSTATLHNGVKMPWLGFGTFKITEEGQVENSVLEALKVGYRHIDTAAVYGNEESVGKAIKESGIKREEIFLTSKVWNTDQGYDSTLRAFEASLKRLDTDYLDLYLIHWPKSLNKETWRALEKLYKEKRVRAIGVSNFKVYHLEELMESCEIVPMVNQVEYHPRLAQTELLAFCKQHNIQLEAWGPLMQGKIFDIPLMKELAEKYNKTISQIALRWDLQTGVVTIPKSVTPERIKENADIFDFELSQEDMERIAELNTGERVGTDPDDVYLHNKF from the coding sequence ATGATGAATATTAACAGTACAGCAACTCTACATAATGGCGTTAAAATGCCGTGGCTTGGTTTTGGAACATTTAAAATAACAGAAGAAGGGCAAGTAGAAAATTCTGTTTTAGAGGCTCTGAAAGTGGGCTATAGGCATATTGATACTGCTGCTGTCTACGGCAATGAAGAAAGTGTAGGAAAAGCTATAAAGGAAAGCGGCATAAAAAGAGAGGAAATATTTTTAACCAGCAAAGTTTGGAATACAGATCAAGGATATGATTCAACTCTAAGGGCATTTGAAGCATCCTTAAAGAGACTGGATACAGATTATCTTGATTTATATTTAATTCACTGGCCAAAATCTCTTAATAAAGAAACCTGGAGAGCGTTGGAAAAGCTTTACAAAGAAAAAAGAGTAAGAGCGATAGGCGTTAGTAATTTTAAAGTTTACCACTTGGAAGAGCTCATGGAATCCTGCGAAATTGTACCTATGGTGAATCAGGTAGAATATCATCCACGGCTTGCGCAGACTGAATTGTTGGCGTTTTGTAAGCAACATAATATTCAGTTGGAAGCCTGGGGGCCCTTAATGCAAGGGAAAATTTTTGATATTCCTCTTATGAAAGAACTGGCAGAGAAATACAATAAAACGATTTCACAAATCGCGCTCAGATGGGATCTTCAAACGGGTGTGGTGACTATACCAAAGTCTGTTACACCTGAAAGAATTAAAGAAAACGCAGATATTTTTGATTTTGAACTATCCCAGGAAGACATGGAAAGGATTGCAGAACTCAATACCGGAGAAAGGGTTGGTACCGATCCGGATGATGTTTATTTACACAATAAGTTTTAA
- the cwlD gene encoding N-acetylmuramoyl-L-alanine amidase CwlD → MDFWTKRPKIYVGIGMLLVLLLGYNIYSNRTVSTFALPTAKRVIVIDPGHGGFDPGRVGTHGAHEKDLNLAIALKLQAYLEQSGAYVVITRNTDEGLNEKGDPKPKRSDMRRRKELINQSEGDILISIHQNSFPESKYKGAQVFYHGHSEEGKRLAESIQKQLKEFVDPTNKREAKANTDYYVLKTTEIPAVIVECGFLSNPEEEANLNNETYQEKVAWAIYVGIVEYFKNV, encoded by the coding sequence ATGGATTTTTGGACAAAAAGACCTAAAATTTATGTAGGAATCGGAATGCTTTTGGTGCTGCTATTGGGTTATAATATTTATTCCAATCGGACGGTAAGTACTTTTGCCTTGCCAACAGCTAAAAGGGTAATTGTCATCGATCCGGGGCATGGAGGCTTTGACCCCGGAAGAGTAGGCACTCACGGTGCCCATGAAAAAGATCTTAACCTTGCCATTGCTTTAAAACTTCAAGCGTATTTAGAGCAGAGCGGGGCTTATGTCGTTATTACCAGAAACACCGATGAAGGACTAAATGAAAAGGGAGATCCTAAGCCGAAAAGATCTGACATGCGCAGAAGAAAAGAACTTATTAATCAAAGCGAAGGAGATATCTTAATCAGCATACACCAAAACAGTTTTCCTGAATCTAAATATAAAGGCGCCCAGGTTTTTTATCATGGGCATTCAGAGGAAGGGAAAAGACTGGCAGAATCCATACAAAAGCAGCTTAAAGAATTTGTAGACCCCACCAATAAAAGAGAAGCCAAGGCCAATACGGATTACTATGTTTTAAAAACTACCGAGATACCTGCGGTTATTGTAGAATGTGGCTTTCTATCGAATCCAGAGGAAGAAGCGAACTTAAATAACGAAACCTATCAGGAAAAAGTGGCATGGGCGATTTATGTGGGAATTGTAGAATATTTTAAAAATGTTTAA
- a CDS encoding aminodeoxychorismate/anthranilate synthase component II translates to MVLLIDNYDSFTYNLYQYIGKYEKNIEVVRNDEISLEEIEALNPDHIVLSPGPKTPKEAGICIEVIKKFYDKIPILGICLGHQCIGAAFGAEITYAKELVHGKTSLIIHKGIDVFSGIANPMMAARYHSLAINPVTIPDCFEIAAITEDEEVMSIIHKEYPLVGLQFHPESIYTPDGITIIKNFLEKERII, encoded by the coding sequence ATGGTTTTACTCATCGATAATTATGATTCCTTCACATACAACTTGTATCAATATATCGGGAAGTACGAAAAAAATATAGAAGTCGTACGAAATGATGAAATATCCCTGGAAGAAATAGAAGCCCTAAACCCGGACCATATCGTTTTATCCCCGGGACCTAAGACGCCAAAGGAAGCAGGAATCTGCATAGAGGTCATTAAAAAATTTTACGATAAAATCCCTATACTTGGTATTTGCCTTGGTCATCAGTGTATCGGTGCTGCTTTTGGAGCGGAAATTACCTATGCCAAGGAACTGGTTCACGGAAAAACTTCACTGATTATTCATAAGGGAATAGATGTTTTTAGCGGGATTGCAAATCCTATGATGGCTGCCAGATACCATTCCTTGGCTATCAATCCAGTTACCATTCCGGATTGCTTTGAAATCGCAGCAATTACCGAGGATGAGGAAGTTATGAGCATTATTCATAAGGAATATCCCTTAGTAGGACTCCAGTTTCATCCGGAATCCATCTATACGCCGGATGGTATCACAATCATAAAGAATTTTTTAGAAAAGGAGAGGATTATATGA
- the trpD gene encoding anthranilate phosphoribosyltransferase produces MIKEAIETIIQGRHLSEEEMMGAMECIMDGEASPTLIGSFLTALKMKGETPDEITGGAKVMRKKAEKINLNDLYTLDTCGTGGDSAGTFNISTAVAFVAAAAGIPVVKHGNRSVSSKSGSADVLEALGVNINLLPRQVEECVKAQNIGFLFAPTFHKAMKHALGPRKELGFRTIFNILGPLTNPANAKAQVLGVFDGNLTEPIAKVLLNLGVEHAMVVHGMDGLDEITTTHKTKVTEVKNHEIKTYYISPEEFGIARCQKEDLLGGDAGENAEIIKNLFQGEKGPKRDILLLNSGAALYVGGKAKSLEEGIYIAGELIDGGYAQKKLDEFAEYTRRIT; encoded by the coding sequence ATGATAAAAGAAGCAATCGAAACCATTATACAAGGAAGACATTTGTCAGAAGAAGAAATGATGGGTGCTATGGAATGTATTATGGATGGAGAAGCCTCTCCGACTTTGATTGGAAGCTTTCTTACAGCCCTTAAGATGAAAGGGGAAACCCCTGATGAAATCACCGGAGGGGCTAAGGTCATGAGAAAAAAGGCAGAAAAAATCAACCTAAACGATTTATATACCTTAGATACCTGTGGAACAGGGGGGGACAGTGCAGGCACTTTTAATATCTCGACGGCAGTAGCCTTTGTGGCAGCCGCTGCAGGTATTCCGGTAGTTAAACACGGAAACCGCTCCGTATCCAGCAAAAGCGGCAGTGCCGATGTATTGGAAGCTTTGGGAGTTAACATAAACCTTCTTCCAAGGCAGGTAGAGGAATGCGTTAAAGCCCAAAATATAGGGTTTCTCTTTGCACCTACCTTCCATAAGGCGATGAAGCATGCCCTGGGACCGAGAAAAGAACTGGGATTTAGAACCATCTTTAATATCTTAGGGCCCCTTACAAACCCAGCTAATGCCAAGGCTCAAGTTCTGGGGGTATTCGATGGGAATTTAACAGAACCCATAGCAAAAGTACTGCTTAATTTAGGGGTAGAACATGCAATGGTTGTACATGGTATGGATGGGTTAGATGAAATTACTACAACCCATAAAACCAAAGTAACAGAAGTTAAGAATCACGAAATTAAGACGTATTATATCTCTCCCGAAGAGTTCGGCATTGCAAGATGTCAGAAAGAAGACTTGCTAGGGGGAGATGCAGGGGAGAATGCAGAGATTATCAAGAATCTTTTCCAGGGGGAAAAGGGACCTAAAAGAGATATTCTTCTACTTAACAGCGGAGCAGCTCTTTATGTTGGAGGAAAAGCAAAATCCTTAGAAGAAGGCATTTATATTGCAGGAGAACTCATTGATGGCGGCTATGCCCAGAAGAAATTGGATGAGTTCGCAGAATACACAAGGAGGATCACATGA
- the trxB gene encoding thioredoxin-disulfide reductase → MYDMIIIGAGPAGMAAAIYAGRAKLNAIMFEKEFPGGQVTKTYEVANYPGIADVIGPELAIKMQAHAKEYGIEPIVEEVIEIEINDKIKKVRTNKNTYEAKTLLLGMGATWRELGVPGEKKLKARGVSYCATCDGAFFNGKNTVVVGGGNTGVEDAILLAKFSPKVYVVQDLPNLTAQKILQDNLYSLKNVEVLTNHQVLEIIGEDSVQGIKVKNKETGEERVLDVEGVFVAVGMTPNSELAKGKVETNEWGYIKANENCETNIPGVYAIGDIRDKKLRQIITATADGAIAVAAAEKYIIENP, encoded by the coding sequence ATGTATGATATGATTATTATCGGTGCAGGGCCAGCAGGAATGGCAGCTGCAATTTATGCCGGAAGAGCCAAGCTTAATGCCATTATGTTTGAAAAGGAATTTCCAGGGGGACAGGTTACGAAAACTTACGAAGTAGCCAATTATCCGGGTATTGCCGATGTTATAGGACCGGAGCTTGCCATCAAAATGCAGGCTCATGCAAAGGAATACGGCATAGAGCCCATTGTTGAAGAAGTTATAGAAATAGAGATAAATGATAAGATAAAAAAAGTTAGAACCAATAAGAATACATACGAAGCCAAGACTCTTTTATTAGGAATGGGAGCGACTTGGAGAGAACTGGGAGTTCCCGGAGAAAAGAAATTAAAAGCAAGGGGTGTTTCTTACTGTGCCACCTGTGACGGAGCCTTCTTTAACGGCAAAAATACGGTAGTAGTAGGAGGAGGCAATACAGGGGTAGAAGATGCGATTTTACTTGCTAAATTTTCCCCTAAGGTGTATGTCGTCCAGGACCTTCCCAATCTTACAGCCCAAAAGATTTTGCAAGACAATCTATATTCCCTAAAGAATGTTGAAGTCCTTACCAATCATCAGGTTTTGGAAATCATAGGAGAGGACAGTGTTCAGGGCATTAAAGTAAAAAATAAAGAAACCGGTGAAGAAAGGGTCTTAGATGTAGAAGGGGTATTTGTTGCCGTTGGAATGACCCCCAATTCAGAACTGGCAAAAGGGAAGGTAGAAACCAATGAGTGGGGATATATTAAGGCCAATGAGAACTGTGAGACCAATATTCCTGGAGTATACGCCATAGGAGATATAAGAGATAAAAAGCTTAGACAAATCATTACGGCAACAGCCGATGGTGCTATAGCCGTTGCTGCAGCAGAAAAATATATCATTGAAAATCCATAA
- a CDS encoding phosphoribosylanthranilate isomerase has translation MIPKIKICGLKTVEQIVMANQYDIDYVGFVFAKSKRQISPGQARDMKKCLRKDIKAVGVFVDTPIEEVNEIVRYCSLDMVQLHGNENNDQCAKSIVPVWKALSVKDQEILEVLPFYKNVTGFVFDSGSGGTGKTFSWELVNGISKDYFTVLAGGLNAGNISEAIKIVSPHVVDVSSGVETNGEKDEKKIKEFIRKVKGYEIR, from the coding sequence ATGATTCCTAAGATAAAAATCTGCGGATTAAAAACCGTTGAGCAAATAGTGATGGCAAATCAATATGATATCGACTATGTAGGCTTTGTATTCGCAAAAAGCAAAAGGCAAATATCTCCCGGTCAGGCAAGGGATATGAAGAAATGCTTAAGAAAGGATATCAAAGCAGTGGGGGTTTTTGTAGATACCCCCATAGAAGAAGTGAATGAAATCGTACGATACTGCAGCTTAGATATGGTTCAGCTTCATGGGAATGAAAATAACGACCAGTGTGCTAAAAGCATTGTTCCCGTATGGAAGGCACTTTCCGTTAAGGATCAAGAAATACTTGAAGTCCTTCCATTCTATAAAAATGTAACAGGCTTTGTATTTGACAGCGGTAGCGGAGGCACGGGAAAAACTTTTTCCTGGGAGCTCGTTAATGGTATTTCTAAGGATTACTTTACGGTTTTAGCCGGGGGATTAAATGCCGGGAACATCAGCGAGGCAATCAAAATAGTATCTCCCCATGTGGTCGACGTAAGTTCTGGTGTAGAAACTAATGGTGAAAAAGATGAAAAAAAAATAAAAGAATTTATTAGAAAGGTGAAAGGATATGAAATTAGATAG
- a CDS encoding adaptor protein MecA has product MKIEKINDSQIKIILNQADLKHRDIKISELAYGSKKAQELFRDMMETAFEEYGFNADNVPLMIEAVPLSVDSIMIIVTKVDNPDEIDKKLNAFRPKSNSRTFKKKSAVAEEEVEPQSITIYSFSKLDDVIDVSIRLYPLYCGANSLYKDLESKKYFLVLHKNYFSNTNPNEIESILSEYGNKHVSSPLSEGFLAEHGELMIQDKAIEVLKKHLA; this is encoded by the coding sequence GTGAAAATAGAAAAAATTAATGACTCTCAAATTAAAATTATTTTGAATCAAGCAGATCTTAAGCATAGAGACATTAAAATAAGCGAACTAGCTTATGGTTCCAAGAAAGCTCAAGAATTGTTTAGAGATATGATGGAAACCGCTTTTGAAGAATACGGATTTAATGCGGATAATGTTCCTTTGATGATTGAAGCAGTTCCCCTTTCTGTAGACAGTATTATGATTATCGTAACTAAGGTGGATAATCCTGATGAAATCGATAAAAAATTAAATGCATTCAGACCTAAGTCCAATTCTCGTACATTCAAGAAAAAATCCGCCGTTGCAGAAGAGGAAGTTGAACCTCAATCTATAACCATTTATTCTTTTAGCAAATTAGATGATGTTATAGATGTTTCAATTCGCTTGTATCCTTTATACTGCGGTGCGAATTCTTTGTATAAGGATTTAGAAAGCAAAAAATATTTTCTTGTGCTTCATAAAAACTATTTCAGCAATACAAATCCCAATGAAATAGAATCTATTTTAAGTGAATATGGCAATAAGCATGTCTCTTCTCCTTTAAGTGAAGGCTTCTTGGCTGAACATGGAGAGCTTATGATTCAAGATAAGGCAATTGAAGTCCTTAAAAAACATTTAGCATAA